One Bufo gargarizans isolate SCDJY-AF-19 chromosome 3, ASM1485885v1, whole genome shotgun sequence DNA segment encodes these proteins:
- the LOC122931431 gene encoding LOW QUALITY PROTEIN: cytochrome b-c1 complex subunit Rieske, mitochondrial (The sequence of the model RefSeq protein was modified relative to this genomic sequence to represent the inferred CDS: inserted 1 base in 1 codon; deleted 1 base in 1 codon; substituted 1 base at 1 genomic stop codon): MAPEHAERRQVVGFTRIKWYNSEIIVPSMTASCPGPEALLSLAACFSAFAPYFSTTSYAVAGXLKPLASRAFLHDEKVLLDVKRLLLSWETLSGQAASGPLSATAGINSPTTVCFLHSYVTLKPLFINHRIPKEIEQEAQDDLSELQDPQHDLDRVKKPQWATLIRVYTHLGCVPIANAEDFGRYFCAXHSSYCDTSGRIRKGPTPLNLEVPYYELPSNDLVIVE, encoded by the exons atggcgccagaACATGCAGAGCGGAGACAAGTAGTAGGCTTTACCAG aattaAATGGTATAATTCAGAAatcattgttccatcaatgacAGCAAGCTGTCCTGGCCCAG AAGCTCTGTTGTCCCTGGCAGCCTGCTTCAGCGCCTTTGCCCCGTACTTCTCCACCACCTCGTACGCAGTTGCCG AGCTTAAGCCACTGGCCTCCAGGGCTTTCCTGCATGATGAGAAAGTCCTGCTTGATGTGAAGAGGCTGTTGCTCAGCTGGGAGACCCTGAGCGGACAGGCTGCCAGTGGACCCCTCTCCGCCACAGCTGGGATCAATAGTCCCACCACTGTCTGCTTCTTGCACAGCTATGTCACCTTA AAGCCCCTGTTCATCAACCACAGAATCCCCAAAGAGATCGAGCAAGAGGCTCAAGATGACTTGAGCGAGTTGCAAGACCCCCAGCATGACCTTGACCGGGTGAAGAAACCTCAGTGGGCCACCCTGATCAGAGTCTACACCCATCTTGGTTGTGTGCCCATTGCCAATGCCGAAGACTTTGGACGTTACTTTTGTGCTTGACACAGCTCTTATTGTGACACCTCTGGTAGAATTAGGAAGGGCCCCACGCCGCTCAACCTCGAGGTCCCCTACTATGAGTTACCCTCCAATGACCTTGTAATAGTTGAATAA